A genome region from Stenotrophomonas maltophilia includes the following:
- a CDS encoding aspartyl/asparaginyl beta-hydroxylase domain-containing protein: protein MTIKIVLAVLFVACVLYIHFRGKVRARWSRQLLDHSSFMAPINVVMYMFSKVPTTPFLDPGKEFPQLEPLRQNWQMIRDEALALRDAQKIAASSSFNDAGFNSFFRRGWKRFYLKWYGPSHPSAKTLCPKTVALIESIPDVRAAMFAQLPPGSELRPHRDPFAGSLRLHLGLTTPNDDGCYIEVDGIKKSWRDGEWMMFDETYIHHAHNETQEDRVILFCDIARPLRFGLPGLFNRAVAATLLAGGASPNLPGDPTGGVNKAFGGLYKVRLKAKALRERSVVAYQLIKWGLVVAVIAGIWAL from the coding sequence TTGACTATCAAGATCGTACTGGCAGTGCTGTTCGTGGCCTGCGTGCTGTACATCCACTTCCGTGGCAAGGTCCGCGCGCGCTGGTCGCGCCAGCTGCTGGACCACTCCAGTTTCATGGCCCCGATCAACGTGGTCATGTACATGTTCTCGAAGGTGCCGACCACGCCGTTCCTGGACCCGGGCAAGGAGTTCCCGCAGCTGGAACCGCTGCGCCAGAACTGGCAGATGATCCGCGACGAGGCGCTGGCGCTGCGCGATGCACAGAAGATCGCCGCTTCCAGCAGCTTCAACGATGCGGGTTTCAACTCGTTCTTCCGCCGTGGCTGGAAGCGCTTCTACCTGAAGTGGTACGGCCCGTCGCACCCGTCGGCGAAGACGCTGTGCCCGAAGACCGTGGCGCTGATCGAGTCGATTCCGGACGTGCGTGCGGCGATGTTCGCGCAGCTGCCGCCGGGCAGTGAACTGCGACCGCACCGCGACCCGTTCGCCGGTTCGCTGCGCCTGCACCTGGGCCTGACCACGCCCAACGACGATGGCTGCTACATCGAAGTGGACGGCATCAAGAAGAGCTGGCGCGATGGCGAGTGGATGATGTTCGACGAGACCTACATCCACCATGCGCACAACGAGACGCAGGAGGATCGCGTGATCCTGTTCTGCGACATCGCCCGTCCGCTGCGTTTCGGCCTGCCGGGCCTGTTCAACCGTGCGGTGGCGGCCACGCTGCTGGCCGGCGGTGCTTCGCCGAACCTGCCGGGTGACCCGACCGGTGGCGTCAACAAGGCATTCGGTGGCCTGTACAAGGTGCGCCTGAAGGCCAAGGCGCTGCGCGAGCGCAGCGTGGTGGCCTACCAGCTGATCAAGTGGGGCCTGGTGGTGGCGGTGATTGCCGGTATCTGGGCGCTGTGA
- the speA gene encoding arginine decarboxylase: MTDWSLDQARKTYSIPHWADGYFDVDQAGHMVVRPTGADGPVVSLPKVVDAARAAGAKLPLLVRFPDILGQRLGKLQAAFAQAQQDWDYAGGYTAVYPIKVNQHRGVAGTLASHHGEGFGLEAGSKPELMAVLALSRPGGLIVCNGYKDREYIRLALIGRKLGLQTFIVIEKPSELKLVLEESKALDVKPGLGVRMRLASLGAGKWQNSGGDKAKFGLSPRQLLDLWKSLRDTEYADCLSLLHFHMGSQISNVRDIANGMREATRYFVELSQLGAKITHVDVGGGLGVDYEGTRSRSFCSINYGLNSYASNIVQPLASACEEHGLTPPRIVTECGRAMTAHHAVLIANVSEVEQAQEGRVPDQHDDEPAAIRHLREIHEELDVRPAVELFQEAQHFHAEGLASYALGQIDLPQRARIDDLFYAIAHGVRARLSYDEKSHRPALDELNERLVDKYFVNFSVFESIPDAWAIDQVFPIVPIERLNETPDRRGIIADMTCDSDGMVKTYVENESLDSSLPLHAIKHGESYRIGFFMVGAYQEILGDIHNLFGDTDAVEVLADADGYAITQQRRGDTTDVMLDYVGYRLDDLRAAYAQRVAAADLLPERAQELSEALEAGLTGYTYLSDEPLV, translated from the coding sequence ATGACCGATTGGTCCCTCGACCAAGCCCGCAAGACCTACTCGATCCCGCATTGGGCGGATGGTTACTTCGACGTGGATCAGGCCGGGCACATGGTGGTGAGACCGACCGGGGCGGACGGCCCGGTGGTGTCGCTGCCCAAGGTGGTGGACGCTGCGCGCGCCGCCGGCGCCAAGCTGCCGCTGCTGGTGCGCTTCCCCGACATTCTCGGTCAGCGCCTGGGCAAGCTGCAGGCGGCCTTCGCCCAGGCCCAGCAGGACTGGGACTATGCCGGCGGCTATACCGCTGTGTACCCGATCAAGGTCAACCAGCACCGCGGCGTGGCCGGCACCCTGGCCAGCCACCACGGTGAAGGCTTCGGTCTGGAAGCGGGCAGCAAGCCCGAGCTGATGGCCGTGCTGGCGCTGTCGCGCCCGGGTGGCCTGATCGTCTGCAACGGCTACAAGGACCGCGAGTACATCCGCCTGGCCCTGATCGGTCGCAAGCTGGGCCTGCAGACCTTCATCGTCATCGAGAAGCCGTCCGAGTTGAAGCTGGTGCTGGAAGAGTCCAAGGCGCTGGACGTGAAGCCGGGCCTGGGCGTGCGCATGCGCCTGGCCTCGCTGGGCGCCGGCAAGTGGCAGAACAGCGGTGGCGACAAGGCCAAGTTCGGTCTGTCACCGCGCCAGCTGCTGGACCTGTGGAAGTCGCTGCGCGATACCGAGTACGCCGACTGCCTGAGCCTGCTGCACTTCCACATGGGCTCGCAGATTTCCAACGTGCGCGACATCGCCAACGGCATGCGCGAAGCCACCCGCTATTTCGTCGAGCTGTCACAGCTGGGCGCGAAGATCACCCACGTGGACGTGGGCGGTGGCCTGGGCGTGGACTACGAAGGCACCCGTTCGCGCAGCTTCTGCTCGATCAACTACGGCCTGAATTCGTATGCCAGCAACATCGTGCAGCCGCTGGCCAGCGCCTGCGAAGAGCACGGCCTGACTCCGCCGCGCATCGTGACCGAGTGCGGCCGCGCGATGACCGCACACCACGCGGTGCTGATCGCCAATGTCTCTGAAGTGGAGCAGGCGCAGGAAGGCCGCGTGCCGGACCAGCACGACGACGAGCCGGCGGCGATCCGCCACCTGCGCGAAATCCATGAGGAACTGGACGTGCGCCCGGCGGTGGAACTGTTCCAGGAAGCGCAGCACTTCCACGCCGAAGGCCTGGCCAGCTACGCGCTGGGCCAGATCGACCTGCCGCAGCGTGCGCGCATCGACGACCTGTTCTATGCCATCGCCCACGGCGTGCGCGCGCGCCTGAGCTACGACGAAAAGAGCCATCGCCCGGCGCTGGACGAATTGAACGAGCGCCTGGTCGACAAGTACTTCGTCAACTTCAGCGTGTTCGAATCGATTCCCGATGCCTGGGCGATCGACCAGGTGTTCCCGATCGTGCCGATCGAACGCCTGAACGAAACGCCGGACCGTCGCGGCATCATCGCCGACATGACCTGCGATTCCGATGGCATGGTCAAGACCTACGTTGAGAACGAGAGTCTGGACAGCTCGCTGCCGCTGCACGCGATCAAGCACGGCGAAAGCTACCGCATCGGTTTCTTCATGGTCGGCGCCTACCAGGAAATCCTGGGCGACATCCACAATCTGTTCGGTGATACCGACGCGGTGGAAGTGCTGGCCGACGCCGATGGTTATGCCATCACCCAGCAGCGCCGTGGCGACACCACCGACGTGATGCTGGACTACGTGGGTTACAGGCTGGACGACCTGCGTGCGGCGTATGCCCAGCGCGTGGCGGCGGCCGATCTTTTGCCGGAACGTGCGCAGGAACTGTCGGAAGCGCTGGAAGCGGGCCTGACCGGCTACACGTACCTGTCCGACGAACCGCTGGTCTGA
- the speE gene encoding polyamine aminopropyltransferase — MTDSNNWYIEHFERTGSAIGYRITGKLDEVQSPFQKIEIFQTTDWGNLMTIDGAIMLTSKDNFFYHEMISHPVLFTHAAPKRVVIIGGGDCGTLREVLKHTGVESVTQCDIDEQVTVMARKHFPELCDSNDDARAELLFDDGVAYMANCPAGSVDVVIVDSTDPVGPGEGLFNKAFYESCFKALKDDGILVQQSESPLMQLDLINEMRAEMGKAGFGSFKTLPFPQPCYPTGWWSVTMARKGDSSFDFRQADSAAKTFNTLYYTAALHTGVLVTPPFVQAALK, encoded by the coding sequence ATGACTGACAGCAACAACTGGTACATCGAACACTTCGAGCGCACCGGCTCGGCCATCGGCTACCGCATCACCGGCAAGCTGGACGAGGTGCAGTCGCCGTTCCAGAAGATCGAGATCTTCCAGACCACCGACTGGGGCAACCTGATGACCATCGACGGGGCCATCATGCTGACCAGCAAGGACAACTTCTTCTACCACGAGATGATCAGCCACCCGGTGCTGTTCACCCACGCCGCGCCCAAGCGCGTGGTGATCATCGGTGGCGGCGACTGCGGCACCCTGCGCGAAGTGCTCAAGCACACCGGCGTGGAAAGCGTGACCCAGTGCGATATCGACGAGCAGGTCACCGTGATGGCGCGCAAGCACTTCCCGGAACTGTGCGACTCCAATGACGACGCCCGCGCCGAGCTGCTGTTCGACGACGGCGTGGCCTACATGGCCAACTGCCCGGCCGGAAGCGTGGACGTGGTGATCGTGGACTCGACCGATCCGGTCGGCCCGGGTGAAGGCCTGTTCAACAAGGCGTTCTACGAGAGCTGCTTCAAGGCCCTGAAGGACGACGGCATCCTGGTGCAGCAGTCCGAGTCGCCGCTGATGCAGCTGGACCTGATCAACGAGATGCGCGCCGAGATGGGCAAGGCCGGCTTCGGCTCGTTCAAGACCCTGCCGTTCCCGCAGCCGTGCTACCCGACCGGCTGGTGGAGCGTGACCATGGCGCGCAAGGGCGACAGCAGCTTCGACTTCCGCCAGGCCGACTCGGCCGCCAAGACCTTCAACACCCTGTACTACACCGCCGCGCTGCACACCGGCGTGCTGGTGACCCCGCCGTTCGTGCAGGCGGCACTGAAGTAA